A genomic region of Arcobacter sp. LA11 contains the following coding sequences:
- a CDS encoding urease accessory protein UreE: MIKKVVEIKKDLECEDSVELDWFDMQKPNLSAITKEGVEFIVKAKYTHLHENDILECEDGYKIKVLKSEDSIYTLTFSDHVTFARIAYEIGNRHQPVCIEDYKITILEDISTADIIKSCESINNVEVKKSKGLFKPNGNAHHSH, translated from the coding sequence GTGATTAAAAAAGTAGTTGAAATAAAAAAAGATTTAGAGTGTGAAGATAGTGTTGAACTTGATTGGTTTGATATGCAAAAACCAAACTTGTCAGCTATTACAAAAGAGGGTGTAGAATTTATTGTAAAAGCGAAATATACTCATCTTCATGAAAATGATATTTTAGAGTGTGAAGATGGATATAAAATAAAAGTTTTAAAATCAGAAGATAGTATTTATACTTTAACTTTTAGTGACCATGTTACATTTGCAAGAATTGCATATGAGATAGGAAATCGACACCAACCTGTATGTATAGAAGATTATAAAATCACAATACTAGAGGATATATCAACAGCAGATATTATAAAGTCCTGTGAATCAATAAATAATGTTGAAGTTAAAAAGAGTAAAGGCCTTTTCAAACCAAATGGAAATGCTCATCACTCTCATTAA
- a CDS encoding urease accessory protein UreF, which translates to MNNTKALSRFIQILDGVFPSGAFVHSFGLEPHIVLDVVNDKDSLKQFLENIIVDQYQNLEFVVVKKVFKLLEEKKLKFILKEDMKYASMLSFEYAKASKDLGENYLKHIGFDIKKKIIQNYFDEVKSKNSVGNELFILSSYAYELDLDIDTFLLLWCKKSLINIASASLKISRIKPSEIQQILFEFDEIIEESIKNSSKKMSNFNPLFEEVIFSHLNLEPKMFVT; encoded by the coding sequence ATGAATAATACAAAAGCACTTAGTAGATTTATACAGATACTTGATGGAGTATTTCCTTCTGGTGCCTTTGTTCACTCTTTTGGATTAGAACCACATATTGTTTTAGATGTTGTAAATGATAAAGATAGTTTAAAACAATTTCTTGAAAATATAATTGTAGACCAATATCAAAACCTTGAATTTGTAGTTGTTAAAAAAGTATTTAAACTTTTAGAGGAAAAAAAATTAAAATTTATCTTAAAAGAAGATATGAAATATGCTTCAATGCTGAGCTTTGAATATGCAAAAGCCTCTAAAGACTTAGGTGAAAATTATTTAAAACATATTGGGTTTGATATTAAAAAAAAGATTATACAAAACTATTTTGATGAGGTGAAATCTAAAAATAGCGTAGGAAATGAACTTTTTATTCTAAGTTCATATGCATATGAGTTAGATTTAGATATAGATACTTTTTTACTTTTATGGTGTAAAAAGTCTTTGATAAATATTGCAAGTGCAAGTCTAAAAATATCAAGAATAAAACCTTCCGAAATACAGCAGATTTTATTTGAATTTGATGAGATAATAGAAGAATCTATAAAAAATAGTTCCAAAAAGATGAGTAATTTTAATCCTCTGTTTGAAGAGGTAATTTTCTCGCATTTAAATTTAGAACCAAAAATGTTTGTAACATAG
- the ureG gene encoding urease accessory protein UreG, protein MSIKIGIAGPVGSGKTSIIEKLTNMLKDKYTLGIVTNDIYTTEDANYLKSKLELNSEQIIGVETGGCPHTAIRDDISMNQKAVEELEEKFNPDIIFVESGGDNLSATFSYELVDYYLYVIDVAQGADIPRKKGAGLLFSDLLISNKIDLCPYVNVDLEAYKKDVHISRKNKPSLFLSNQDEKSFEKLKEWILALL, encoded by the coding sequence ATGAGTATAAAAATAGGAATAGCAGGACCAGTAGGAAGTGGAAAGACTTCTATAATAGAAAAACTAACAAATATGTTAAAAGATAAATATACACTTGGAATAGTTACAAATGATATATATACAACAGAAGATGCTAATTATCTAAAAAGTAAACTTGAACTTAATAGTGAACAAATCATAGGTGTTGAAACAGGTGGTTGTCCTCATACAGCTATTAGAGATGATATTTCAATGAATCAAAAAGCAGTAGAAGAGCTTGAAGAAAAATTCAACCCTGATATTATATTTGTAGAAAGTGGTGGAGATAATTTATCTGCAACATTTTCTTATGAGTTAGTTGATTACTATTTATATGTAATTGATGTAGCACAAGGTGCAGATATTCCTAGAAAAAAAGGTGCTGGACTTCTGTTTTCTGATCTTCTAATATCAAATAAAATTGATCTATGTCCTTATGTAAATGTTGATTTAGAAGCTTATAAAAAAGATGTACATATTAGTAGAAAAAATAAACCAAGTCTATTTCTAAGTAATCAAGATGAAAAAAGTTTTGAAAAATTGAAAGAGTGGATTTTGGCATTGTTATAG